The genomic DNA TTCAGCACTCCATGCAGAGTAGCCATTTTCTGAAATAAGCACGCTTAATCGACCCGTTTCAAGGCCAAGTAGAACACCACCATTTGCAACGGTTGGGGAGCTTTGCCCGCGTAACGTAAGAGGTGGAACTTCTTGTTCAAAGCGCCAACGCTCTTCACCGGTATCTGGGTGAACAGCTAATAATTTACCTGAGCCTAAGTTAACAAACACTAGACCATCACCGGCGGCTGGTTTAGACAGCACTTCACCTGGCATGGTTTTACGCCAGACAATTTCACCTGTTTCGCGATCAAGCGCGGTTAAGTAGCCATGCTCAGAGCCAACAAATATTTTGCCGTATGCTTGTAAAATACCGCCTGAAAGCTTCGCGCTTTCAGTGCTTTCCCATGGCCAAAACGCTGGGTTTTCACGTACGTCTGTTTGCCATAGTGTATCGCCATTTTCAAGCGATAGGGCTTCAACTTCACCTTCACGGTTTGCAACAAACACAACATCATTATGCACCGCAGGTGTCAGGCGAGAAAAGTAATGCTCTACACCATCACCGATTGATTCTTGCCAAATGATATCTGTTTCAAATTGATTAACGATTTCTGGCAACACTAACTCTTCTTCGTCATCACTTGACGAACACCCTGTTAGGGTTGCAATACACAGAGCAAGTGTAGCCGCTGTTAACTTCTTCATCTTAACCCCTTACGCCGCTGGGCTAGTTTGTGCTAAGTCATCAAGTTTAATTTGTAATAAAGGGTTATTCTCAAGACCCCCTTTGTCAGCTGCTGCTTGGTACTGTGTACGAGCCTGAGCCTTATCACCTTGCGCAGAAAAAATATCACCTTTAAGTTCAGCGACAGTTGCTGCAAATGATTCAGGTAACTGCGAGTTCAAAGTAGCTAGGGCTTGCTCATATTGTTTTTGGGCAATATGAACACGTGCAAGACGTGTTGCAGCTGTTGCTTTTAACTCAGGGTTTTTCTCATTCGTGATGATCCAGTTAAGCTTTTCGCTTGCTGCATCAAGATCATTTTTTTCTACCGCTTCTTTTGCTGCAACAAATGCTGTTAGGGTACTGTAGCTTGATTCGCTATTCTCATTGATAAACGTATCTGCTTTGTCTAACACTGCGCCGCTATCAACAAGTTTTGTGAAAGAGTCTGATGCTGTTTCAGCCGTTGTGATTTGGTTTTGGTTATATGCTTTCCAACCGTATAAACCACCTAAACCAGCAACAATACCAATAGCTAGTGCGACACCATTTTCACGGAAAAAGCGTTTAATTGCTTCTGCTTGTTGTTCTTCTGTTGAATAAATATCCATGCTTACCTCTGTTGCTCACTGGGCTTATATAAGCGCAGCAAGTAGCGTCTTCGCTTCTTCTAATTTTAGGGTGACTTGTTCTTTACGCTCTCGTAAGTACTTAATAGTCACAACGCCTTGTTCTAATTCATCTTCGCCGATAATTACCGCGACTAATGCGTCGCTCTTATCTGCGCGTTTTAATTGCTTTTTAAAGTTGCCGCCGCCAGCGTGCACCATCACACGTAAGCCCGCAACATCTTTACGTAATTGAGCGGCAATAAGCGGTGCTTGAATACTGGCTTTATCGCCCATGGCTGCCAAATATACATCAGCACTACGTCGAATGTCACCAACGGATTCTAACGCTTGAAGTAACAGTACTAAGCGCTCAAGACCCATTGCAAAACCAACGGCTGGCGTAGCTTTACCACCAAGTTGTTCAACTAGGCCATCATAACGGCCACCGGCACAAACCGTTCCTTGTGCGCCTAGGCTGTCAGTCACCCACTCAAAAACGGTGCGGTTGTAGTAGTCAAGGCCGCGCACGAGCTTTTCATTTACCGTGTATTCGACGCCTGCGG from Pseudoalteromonas sp. N1230-9 includes the following:
- a CDS encoding YfgM family protein — its product is MDIYSTEEQQAEAIKRFFRENGVALAIGIVAGLGGLYGWKAYNQNQITTAETASDSFTKLVDSGAVLDKADTFINENSESSYSTLTAFVAAKEAVEKNDLDAASEKLNWIITNEKNPELKATAATRLARVHIAQKQYEQALATLNSQLPESFAATVAELKGDIFSAQGDKAQARTQYQAAADKGGLENNPLLQIKLDDLAQTSPAA
- the bamB gene encoding outer membrane protein assembly factor BamB, translating into MKKLTAATLALCIATLTGCSSSDDEEELVLPEIVNQFETDIIWQESIGDGVEHYFSRLTPAVHNDVVFVANREGEVEALSLENGDTLWQTDVRENPAFWPWESTESAKLSGGILQAYGKIFVGSEHGYLTALDRETGEIVWRKTMPGEVLSKPAAGDGLVFVNLGSGKLLAVHPDTGEERWRFEQEVPPLTLRGQSSPTVANGGVLLGLETGRLSVLISENGYSAWSAEIATPKGASEFERLVDVDTQALISGPYAYAIAYNGNLAAVDIRSGNVVWKREYSSYRDLSMDNQHIYVVDSDGVIYALDKSSGIERWSQPALRGWYLTGPTIAGNYIALGDQEGNLHWLNKETGELVSREDFDSSGFFVEPVVAGDKLILYTRDGEVSAVKIPD